A single genomic interval of Anaerobacillus sp. CMMVII harbors:
- the mreD gene encoding rod shape-determining protein MreD, with product MLRFLLPSIIFILFIIEGTVMQVIAPDRFGSEFIIIPRFAFVVVIVIAIFLGRTTGTIYALFLGLFQDIIYTHVLGVYIFSMALITYLLGFSYKIFQKNLSLLFITTIVGTILLEYLVYGIYSMVNITNLLHENFFYERLLPSLLVNSVFLIIFAYPLRKLLVFLQNKDDIEEKINKRKKDFRWQR from the coding sequence ATGTTACGATTTCTCCTTCCCTCTATTATATTTATTCTCTTTATTATCGAAGGAACAGTCATGCAAGTGATTGCCCCTGACCGATTTGGTTCAGAGTTCATCATAATCCCTCGTTTTGCTTTCGTCGTTGTGATTGTAATAGCTATCTTTTTGGGGAGAACTACAGGTACAATTTATGCTCTCTTTCTTGGACTATTTCAAGATATTATTTATACTCACGTTTTGGGTGTCTATATTTTTAGTATGGCTCTTATTACATATTTACTTGGATTTTCGTACAAGATTTTTCAGAAGAACTTATCATTACTCTTTATTACTACGATCGTCGGTACGATTCTCCTTGAATATTTAGTTTATGGAATTTACTCTATGGTTAATATTACAAATCTTCTTCATGAAAACTTCTTTTATGAACGACTTTTGCCAAGCTTACTCGTAAATAGTGTGTTTTTAATCATATTTGCGTATCCTTTACGAAAATTATTAGTCTTTTTACAAAATAAAGACGATATTGAAGAAAAAATCAATAAAAGAAAAAAGGATTTTAGATGGCAACGTTGA
- the minC gene encoding septum site-determining protein MinC: MLKTNYVTIRGTKEGLILYLDDECSFSELVSELEEKLSSNYPQISEGPAVHVKVSVGNRYLSEPQKEQLISIISDQQKLVINQIESNIITKQEAENLQKEAQTATIIRVIRSGQVLEVKGNLLLLGDVNPGGTVVATGNIYILGVLRGIAHAGSEGDSEAVIAASKMEPSQLRIAEIVSRSPDTKDNESHDMECAYVGYDNKIAIERIQQMGKIRPGITNVTSFEL; encoded by the coding sequence ATGTTAAAAACAAACTATGTAACAATTCGAGGAACCAAAGAAGGCCTAATCTTATATTTGGACGACGAGTGTTCGTTTTCTGAACTTGTCAGTGAGCTTGAAGAGAAGCTTTCCTCAAATTATCCACAAATTTCAGAAGGGCCAGCTGTACATGTAAAAGTTTCGGTTGGGAATCGTTATCTTTCAGAGCCCCAAAAGGAACAATTAATATCAATTATTAGTGATCAGCAAAAGCTTGTAATAAACCAAATAGAATCGAACATTATCACGAAACAAGAGGCAGAAAATTTACAAAAAGAAGCCCAAACTGCTACGATTATAAGAGTTATTCGTTCTGGTCAGGTGTTAGAAGTCAAAGGGAATCTACTCCTACTAGGAGATGTTAACCCTGGTGGAACAGTTGTTGCTACGGGAAACATTTATATTTTGGGTGTCTTACGTGGGATTGCTCATGCAGGAAGTGAGGGTGATTCCGAAGCCGTGATTGCTGCTTCAAAAATGGAACCATCACAATTGCGTATCGCAGAAATTGTTAGCCGGTCACCTGATACGAAAGACAATGAAAGCCATGACATGGAATGTGCTTATGTTGGTTACGATAATAAAATTGCCATAGAGAGAATACAACAAATGGGTAAAATACGCCCAGGAATAACAAACGTTACAAGTTTTGAGTTATGA
- the minD gene encoding septum site-determining protein MinD, with the protein MGEAIVITSGKGGVGKTTTSANIGTALALSGKKVCLVDTDIGLRNLDVVMGLENRIIYDIVDVVEERCRLQQALIKDKRFECLMLLPAAQTKDKLAVNPEQMKVIIKELKEDFDYVIIDCPAGIEQGFKNAVAGADKAVVVTTPETSAVRDADRIIGLLEQENIEPPKLVVNRIRSHMMKNGDMLDVDEIVSILAIELLGIVADDDDVIKASNKGEPIAFQPTSRASIAYRNIARRILGESVPLMSLEDNKGMFTKMKKFFGIRA; encoded by the coding sequence ATGGGAGAGGCGATTGTAATTACTTCTGGTAAAGGCGGCGTTGGAAAAACGACTACATCTGCAAATATTGGTACTGCCCTTGCGCTTTCAGGGAAAAAAGTATGCTTAGTAGATACAGATATTGGTTTACGTAACCTTGATGTTGTAATGGGTTTAGAAAACCGAATCATATATGATATTGTTGATGTAGTTGAAGAACGTTGTAGGTTGCAACAAGCACTTATTAAGGACAAGCGTTTTGAGTGTCTTATGCTTTTGCCAGCAGCACAAACAAAAGATAAATTAGCCGTAAATCCAGAACAAATGAAAGTAATCATTAAAGAATTAAAAGAAGACTTTGATTATGTTATTATTGATTGTCCTGCAGGAATTGAGCAAGGTTTTAAAAACGCTGTCGCTGGTGCTGATAAAGCAGTTGTTGTAACGACACCTGAAACGTCGGCAGTTCGAGATGCAGATCGCATTATTGGGTTGCTAGAGCAAGAAAATATTGAGCCCCCTAAACTTGTCGTAAATAGAATTCGCAGCCATATGATGAAAAATGGTGATATGCTAGATGTAGACGAGATTGTTTCAATTTTAGCAATTGAGCTATTAGGAATTGTTGCAGATGATGATGATGTCATAAAAGCTTCTAATAAAGGTGAGCCGATTGCATTCCAACCGACGAGTCGAGCATCTATTGCCTACCGAAATATAGCTAGACGTATTTTAGGCGAATCTGTTCCTTTGATGTCTTTAGAAGATAACAAGGGCATGTTCACAAAAATGAAAAAGTTTTTTGGGATTAGGGCTTAA
- a CDS encoding IS256 family transposase has protein sequence MKSIIPANEFTNQLEDLVKNFLKDKMELYLKEEIKNFIEVEKPDQGLQRNGYYERSLDTKYGKIEDISVPRDRQGEYKTQLFEPYKRRDGWLEEAIIRMYQTGMSTRDVGKFVERMVGSTYSATTISNITEVVHQDIEAWQKRPLNKRYSVLYLDGMYIKVRRDTVDKEVVYVVMGVNEDGHREILAFYVGGRESSTGWHTILADLYTRGLREVLLGVFDGLSGLEEAFLAVYPKADVQRCVVHKVRNTLNQVRKKDQVDISEGLKLVYKSPTREIAQIQFEKFKEEWSKKYPKEVQSWEQDLPVLLTFMKYPMDIRSGIYTTNWIERTIKEFRKRVKPMNSLPDIKAAEKILYLTVKSMNDKWSTRISAGFAQSKSKLQEMFTERYN, from the coding sequence ATGAAATCTATTATACCTGCTAACGAATTTACGAATCAACTTGAAGATTTAGTAAAAAACTTTTTAAAAGATAAAATGGAGCTATACTTAAAAGAAGAAATTAAGAATTTTATTGAAGTAGAGAAACCTGATCAAGGGCTTCAACGTAACGGTTACTATGAAAGGTCATTGGACACAAAATACGGTAAAATTGAGGATATTTCTGTACCTCGTGACCGCCAAGGAGAATATAAGACTCAATTATTTGAGCCTTACAAGCGTAGAGATGGTTGGTTAGAAGAAGCCATTATTCGTATGTACCAAACTGGGATGAGCACCCGTGATGTTGGTAAGTTTGTAGAAAGAATGGTCGGCTCAACTTACTCCGCGACAACGATTAGTAATATAACGGAAGTTGTGCATCAAGATATTGAAGCTTGGCAAAAACGTCCGTTAAATAAGAGATATTCTGTACTATATTTAGATGGAATGTATATTAAAGTTCGCCGAGATACGGTGGATAAAGAAGTTGTCTATGTTGTCATGGGGGTAAATGAAGATGGTCACCGTGAAATTCTAGCCTTTTACGTAGGGGGACGTGAGAGTTCAACTGGATGGCATACTATTTTAGCAGATTTGTATACGCGAGGTTTAAGAGAAGTTTTATTAGGAGTTTTTGATGGATTAAGCGGCCTCGAAGAGGCTTTCCTAGCTGTGTATCCTAAAGCTGATGTACAGCGTTGTGTGGTTCACAAAGTAAGAAATACCTTAAACCAAGTACGAAAAAAAGACCAAGTTGACATATCTGAAGGATTGAAGTTAGTTTATAAATCTCCAACAAGAGAAATCGCTCAAATTCAATTTGAGAAGTTTAAAGAAGAATGGTCTAAAAAGTATCCAAAAGAAGTTCAATCCTGGGAACAGGATCTGCCAGTGTTATTGACGTTTATGAAATATCCTATGGATATCCGATCTGGTATTTATACAACTAATTGGATTGAAAGAACAATAAAAGAGTTTCGAAAACGTGTAAAACCAATGAATAGCCTACCTGATATTAAAGCAGCTGAGAAGATCTTGTATCTAACAGTTAAATCGATGAATGACAAATGGTCAACTAGAATATCTGCTGGATTTGCACAATCAAAATCAAAGTTACAAGAAATGTTTACTGAACGATATAACTAA
- a CDS encoding M23 family metallopeptidase has protein sequence MANRVDEIRRKIQARRRKISSEIGRKERSQPQYYPSHSESRDDTDYYFPSSAKGAGEPEEKLFRKDILMFQILTAVCLFLIVGILFRTQIPQLEGARQFVKNSFEQEFQFATVANWYEDQFGKPLALLPTTRDVALENLEGEELNVAYAVPATGRVTKSFDQDGKGVIIETVSNSNVEAAKSGMVRFVAEEETLGKTVIIAHYDGGESWYAMLDKVEVNLYDHIEAGKKIGTVSLNDNKGFYYFALKEGETFINPLEVISFD, from the coding sequence ATGGCGAACAGGGTCGATGAAATTCGTCGAAAAATTCAAGCAAGACGAAGAAAGATTAGTAGTGAAATAGGTAGAAAAGAGCGTTCACAACCGCAATACTATCCTAGTCATAGTGAATCAAGAGATGACACGGATTATTATTTTCCTAGTAGTGCAAAAGGAGCAGGAGAACCAGAAGAGAAATTGTTTCGAAAAGATATTTTAATGTTTCAAATCTTAACAGCCGTTTGCCTGTTTTTAATTGTTGGAATATTATTCAGAACGCAAATACCACAACTTGAGGGGGCAAGGCAATTTGTAAAAAATTCATTTGAACAAGAATTTCAATTTGCGACTGTTGCCAATTGGTATGAGGATCAATTTGGAAAGCCGTTAGCTTTACTTCCGACGACAAGAGATGTAGCATTAGAAAATCTTGAAGGAGAAGAATTAAATGTAGCTTATGCAGTACCCGCCACTGGTCGAGTGACAAAAAGCTTTGATCAGGATGGGAAAGGTGTAATCATCGAGACTGTATCAAATTCAAATGTAGAAGCTGCCAAAAGTGGCATGGTACGTTTTGTTGCTGAAGAGGAAACGCTAGGTAAAACAGTAATTATTGCTCATTATGATGGTGGAGAGTCATGGTATGCAATGCTCGATAAGGTTGAAGTCAATCTCTATGATCACATTGAGGCTGGTAAAAAAATCGGAACAGTTTCATTAAATGACAATAAAGGTTTCTATTATTTTGCGTTAAAAGAAGGAGAAACATTTATCAATCCTCTTGAAGTGATTTCCTTTGATTAA
- a CDS encoding M50 family metallopeptidase: MISLLKKIKINPLFWFVIGIGVLTGYFREVIMVFSIVFIHEMGHSVAAHFFQWRIRKIELLPFGGVAEVEEYGNRPLKEEFIVIISGPIQHIWLIALSYLLLPFEFWTINDHQMFIMHNLMILLFNLLPIWPLDGGKLLFLYFSTKLPFQKSLDKTLKSSLFLLFLFTVVSIYLFPFHLNLWIVILFLLFSHYFEWKQRSYAYMRFLMERYYKTEKPFAATVPIVVSAHLTVQDVLKTFRRGVKHKIVIKNDSIAPRKILYEKTVLKAFFEQKKANKPISSLPYQ; this comes from the coding sequence ATGATTTCATTATTAAAAAAAATAAAAATAAATCCTCTTTTTTGGTTTGTTATTGGTATAGGTGTTTTAACTGGATACTTTCGAGAAGTAATTATGGTATTTAGTATCGTTTTTATACATGAAATGGGTCATAGCGTAGCGGCCCATTTTTTTCAGTGGCGGATTCGTAAGATCGAATTATTACCTTTCGGAGGAGTCGCTGAGGTTGAAGAATATGGAAATCGACCTTTAAAAGAGGAATTTATCGTCATCATTTCAGGCCCAATCCAACATATCTGGCTAATCGCCTTGTCTTATCTTTTACTTCCTTTTGAATTTTGGACAATCAATGACCACCAAATGTTTATTATGCATAATTTGATGATTTTATTATTTAATTTATTACCCATTTGGCCTTTAGATGGAGGGAAGCTTTTGTTTTTATATTTTTCAACGAAGCTACCGTTTCAAAAAAGCCTTGATAAAACACTAAAGAGCTCGCTATTTTTATTATTTCTATTTACAGTCGTAAGTATTTATTTGTTTCCATTTCACCTAAATCTTTGGATAGTTATTTTGTTCCTACTTTTTAGTCATTATTTTGAATGGAAGCAACGAAGCTACGCTTATATGCGTTTTCTAATGGAGCGTTACTATAAAACGGAAAAACCCTTCGCTGCAACCGTGCCAATTGTTGTTTCGGCACACCTAACAGTGCAAGATGTATTAAAAACATTTAGACGTGGCGTTAAACATAAGATTGTTATTAAAAATGATTCAATAGCACCTAGAAAAATACTTTATGAGAAAACAGTTTTAAAAGCATTTTTTGAACAAAAAAAAGCAAATAAGCCAATAAGTAGTCTTCCGTATCAGTAA
- the rplU gene encoding 50S ribosomal protein L21, producing MYAIIETGGKQIKVQEGQEIYIEKLDAEVGETVSFDNVLLVGGDSVKVGAPFVEGATVTAKVEKVGRAKKILVYKYKAKKNYRRKQGHRQPYTKVVIEKINA from the coding sequence ATGTACGCAATTATTGAAACTGGTGGAAAGCAAATCAAAGTTCAAGAAGGTCAAGAGATCTACATTGAGAAGTTAGATGCTGAAGTTGGTGAAACAGTAAGCTTCGACAACGTATTATTAGTTGGTGGAGACTCTGTTAAAGTAGGAGCTCCATTCGTAGAAGGAGCAACTGTAACAGCTAAAGTTGAAAAAGTAGGTCGCGCGAAGAAAATCTTAGTTTATAAGTACAAAGCTAAGAAGAACTACCGTCGTAAGCAAGGTCATCGTCAACCTTACACTAAAGTTGTTATCGAAAAGATCAACGCGTAA
- a CDS encoding ribosomal-processing cysteine protease Prp, whose product MITVKVVRESDNNIRSFEMSGHANSGPHGQDIVCAGASAVSFGTVNAIDTLCNVQLEVDMDNDGGFLRCTVPTDLDVQTYEKVQLLLEAMVVSLTSIAEQYAKHIKIRET is encoded by the coding sequence ATGATTACGGTAAAAGTTGTTCGCGAATCTGACAACAACATTCGTTCTTTCGAAATGAGTGGTCATGCCAATAGCGGACCACATGGACAAGATATTGTTTGTGCTGGAGCTTCAGCCGTTTCATTTGGAACTGTTAACGCAATCGATACATTATGTAATGTTCAGCTTGAAGTTGATATGGACAACGATGGTGGCTTTCTCCGCTGCACAGTTCCAACCGATTTGGACGTGCAAACATATGAGAAAGTACAGCTTCTATTAGAAGCAATGGTTGTATCACTCACTTCTATTGCTGAGCAGTACGCTAAACATATTAAAATTAGGGAAACCTAG
- the rpmA gene encoding 50S ribosomal protein L27, producing MLKMNLQFFASKKGVGSTKNGRDSMSKRLGTKRADGQTVTGGSILVRQRGTRIYPGVNVGRGGDDTLFAKVDGVVKFERVGRDRKQVSVYPAAQEA from the coding sequence ATGTTAAAAATGAACCTTCAATTTTTCGCATCGAAAAAAGGGGTAGGTAGTACAAAGAACGGTCGAGACTCAATGTCAAAACGTCTTGGTACAAAGCGTGCTGACGGTCAAACTGTAACTGGCGGATCTATTTTAGTTCGTCAACGCGGTACACGTATTTACCCAGGTGTAAACGTAGGTAGAGGTGGAGACGACACTTTATTTGCTAAAGTTGACGGCGTGGTTAAGTTTGAACGCGTTGGTCGTGACAGAAAGCAAGTAAGTGTTTACCCAGCAGCTCAAGAAGCATAA
- a CDS encoding MBL fold metallo-hydrolase: protein MKLTVIGHWGAYPKAGNATSCYLLERDGFRLLVDCGSGALSQLQHYCSLAEIDAVIISHYHHDHIADIGSLQYSRLIDFQLNNTNKALSIYGHPYDQAEFQKLAKPPHVLSFIYNEVHDSKIGPFRITYLETDHKVRCYAMRFEAEGKSIVYTADSSYKEEFHSFAKDADILICETSFYAHQDGKPYGHMNSTEAALIARDAGVKKLILTHLPHFGDPVQLVNEAKSIFNGEVTLAQKGLRFDV, encoded by the coding sequence ATGAAACTAACAGTAATCGGTCACTGGGGGGCTTACCCAAAAGCAGGGAATGCTACGTCTTGTTATCTACTAGAGCGTGATGGCTTTAGATTATTGGTTGATTGTGGCAGTGGAGCTCTTTCACAGTTACAGCATTATTGTTCTTTAGCAGAGATTGATGCAGTGATTATATCTCATTACCATCATGACCATATTGCGGATATTGGCTCACTTCAATATAGTCGCCTCATTGATTTTCAGTTAAATAATACCAATAAAGCACTCTCTATTTACGGACATCCTTATGATCAAGCTGAATTTCAAAAGTTGGCAAAACCACCACATGTATTATCTTTTATTTATAACGAGGTTCATGACTCAAAAATTGGCCCATTTCGAATTACATATTTAGAAACAGACCATAAAGTCCGCTGCTATGCGATGCGATTTGAAGCGGAAGGGAAATCCATTGTCTATACGGCAGACAGTAGCTATAAAGAAGAATTTCACTCTTTCGCTAAAGATGCTGACATACTGATCTGTGAAACAAGTTTTTACGCACATCAAGATGGTAAGCCCTATGGTCATATGAATAGTACAGAGGCAGCCTTGATTGCTAGAGATGCGGGTGTGAAAAAACTGATCCTCACACACTTGCCTCATTTTGGAGATCCAGTACAACTAGTTAATGAAGCAAAATCTATTTTTAATGGTGAGGTCACATTAGCTCAGAAAGGTTTAAGATTCGACGTATAG
- a CDS encoding PstS family phosphate ABC transporter substrate-binding protein produces the protein MKKFKRSMLALTVATVLAVATACGSGEQATKDNTQTASSSPQTNGQKEEKQEEKLSGTIAIDGSSTVFPILEAVSEEYNKVQPDVKAPVGVSGTGGGFKRFVIGETDFSNASRPIKDEEAALAADNGVEYIELKLAFDGLSVVVSKDNDFVDYLTVEELTKMWVDGSEVVTWKDVRPEWPEIKIEFFSPGHDSGTYDYWNEVILNKTDIRKDAQLSEDDNVLVMGVAGGQGGLGYFGYAYYYENQDKLKVVPIDNGKGPIVPTEETINDGTYAPLSRPMYMYVNKESLKRLEVLDYLTFLNTHVGELALEVGYINLQQADYDNNAEIINSAK, from the coding sequence ATGAAAAAGTTCAAACGTTCTATGTTAGCATTAACAGTTGCAACAGTATTAGCAGTGGCTACTGCATGTGGGAGTGGGGAGCAGGCTACTAAGGATAACACTCAAACTGCAAGTAGCTCTCCTCAAACTAATGGGCAAAAAGAAGAAAAACAGGAAGAAAAGCTTTCTGGAACAATTGCTATTGATGGATCTTCAACAGTTTTCCCAATTCTTGAAGCTGTATCAGAAGAATATAACAAAGTTCAACCGGATGTAAAAGCTCCTGTAGGTGTTTCTGGTACAGGTGGTGGCTTTAAGCGTTTCGTAATCGGTGAAACAGATTTTAGTAATGCATCTCGCCCAATCAAAGACGAAGAAGCTGCGCTAGCTGCAGATAATGGCGTTGAATATATCGAGTTAAAACTAGCATTTGATGGTTTATCAGTAGTGGTAAGTAAAGATAACGACTTTGTAGATTACTTAACTGTCGAAGAACTTACAAAAATGTGGGTAGACGGTTCGGAAGTTGTCACTTGGAAAGATGTTCGTCCAGAATGGCCAGAAATTAAAATTGAATTCTTCAGCCCAGGACATGACTCTGGAACATATGACTACTGGAATGAAGTAATTCTAAATAAAACAGATATTCGTAAAGATGCTCAACTTTCAGAAGACGACAATGTTCTAGTAATGGGTGTTGCTGGTGGTCAAGGTGGTCTTGGTTACTTTGGTTATGCTTACTATTATGAAAACCAAGATAAATTAAAAGTAGTGCCTATTGACAATGGAAAGGGTCCAATCGTACCAACAGAAGAAACAATTAACGATGGCACATACGCGCCACTATCAAGACCAATGTACATGTATGTTAATAAAGAGTCGTTAAAACGTCTTGAAGTTTTAGACTACTTAACGTTCTTAAATACACATGTAGGTGAATTAGCACTAGAAGTTGGCTATATTAACTTGCAACAAGCGGATTATGACAATAATGCAGAAATCATCAATAGTGCTAAATAG
- the pstC gene encoding phosphate ABC transporter permease subunit PstC has product MNRDIKSVSELIAENHSKRSLLKFTENAVPRFLLVCAIISILTTIGIVFTLLFETFTFFKTVSFVEFITSKEWHPMHSSPNFGILPLVTGTLLVTAIAITVAIPIGLGAAIYLSEYASDKMRRVIKPVLEVLAGVPTIVYGFFALTFVTPLLRQFVPDLSIYNALSPGIVVGIMIIPMIASLSEDAMSSVPNSIRQGAYALGATKLEVAIKVVLPAALSGVIASFVLAMSRAIGETMIVTVAGGANPTTAIDVTSAIQTMTAYIVQVSLGDATYGSTVYYSIYAVGMTLFVFTLVMNILAFFISRKFREEY; this is encoded by the coding sequence ATGAATAGAGACATTAAATCAGTAAGTGAACTAATTGCTGAAAATCATTCAAAAAGGTCTTTGTTAAAATTTACAGAGAATGCAGTTCCAAGATTTCTACTTGTTTGTGCCATTATTTCTATATTAACAACAATTGGAATTGTATTCACATTATTATTTGAAACATTTACATTTTTCAAGACAGTTTCATTTGTTGAATTTATTACTAGTAAAGAGTGGCATCCAATGCATTCTAGTCCAAACTTTGGAATTTTACCTTTAGTTACCGGTACATTATTAGTAACAGCGATCGCGATAACAGTGGCAATTCCAATAGGTTTAGGGGCAGCGATTTATTTAAGTGAGTATGCATCAGATAAAATGCGAAGAGTCATTAAACCAGTCTTAGAAGTTTTAGCAGGTGTTCCAACAATTGTTTATGGATTTTTTGCTTTAACATTTGTGACACCACTACTACGTCAATTTGTACCAGATTTATCAATTTATAATGCTTTAAGTCCAGGGATTGTGGTAGGAATTATGATTATTCCAATGATTGCCTCACTTTCTGAAGATGCGATGAGTTCTGTACCTAATTCAATTAGGCAGGGAGCATATGCATTAGGAGCTACCAAGTTAGAGGTAGCGATTAAAGTTGTTTTACCAGCAGCTCTATCAGGGGTTATTGCATCGTTTGTCCTTGCGATGTCAAGAGCGATTGGTGAAACGATGATTGTAACTGTAGCAGGTGGAGCAAATCCAACAACAGCCATCGATGTTACAAGTGCAATTCAAACCATGACAGCTTATATTGTTCAAGTAAGTTTAGGAGACGCAACGTATGGCTCAACTGTCTATTATAGTATTTATGCAGTAGGGATGACACTTTTTGTCTTTACACTTGTTATGAATATATTAGCTTTCTTTATCTCACGAAAATTCAGGGAGGAATATTAA
- the pstA gene encoding phosphate ABC transporter permease PstA, giving the protein MEVIKQNQMVKNIPTRLLKNKFFTVLFLLATLTGLLVLAILLYRIFSQGIGYINWDFLTSFASRRPSDAGIKAAIYGTVWMMGVTAPIAFTLGVGTALYLEEYASKNLVTKIIQMNISNLAGVPSIVFGLLGLTLFVRGLGLDRSVLAGGLTMALLILPIIVVASQEAIRAVPKELKEASFGMGATKWQTIRRVVLPVAIPGILTGNILALSRAIGETAPLIMIGALTYIAFVPENLMSQFTVMPIQIFNWTGRPQEEFQFVAAAGIIVLLAMLLIMNSIAVLIRNKFQKRY; this is encoded by the coding sequence ATGGAAGTAATTAAGCAAAATCAAATGGTCAAAAATATTCCTACTCGTTTACTAAAAAATAAATTTTTCACCGTTTTATTTTTACTAGCAACACTTACTGGATTACTAGTTTTAGCAATCCTTTTATATCGAATTTTTTCTCAAGGAATAGGTTACATCAATTGGGATTTCTTAACGAGCTTCGCTTCAAGGCGTCCAAGCGATGCGGGAATTAAAGCAGCGATTTACGGAACGGTTTGGATGATGGGAGTAACGGCACCAATTGCGTTTACATTAGGTGTAGGAACAGCGTTATATCTTGAAGAGTATGCAAGTAAAAATCTAGTTACGAAGATTATCCAAATGAATATTTCTAACTTAGCAGGTGTTCCATCAATTGTATTTGGTTTGTTAGGTTTAACATTGTTTGTACGTGGATTAGGGTTAGATCGCAGTGTTTTAGCAGGTGGCTTAACGATGGCATTATTAATTTTACCAATTATCGTCGTCGCCTCTCAAGAAGCAATTCGCGCAGTACCAAAAGAATTAAAGGAAGCGTCATTTGGTATGGGTGCAACGAAATGGCAAACGATCCGTCGTGTTGTTTTACCTGTTGCGATACCGGGAATTTTGACTGGAAATATCCTTGCTCTTTCAAGAGCAATTGGTGAGACTGCACCATTAATTATGATTGGGGCATTAACGTATATTGCCTTCGTCCCTGAAAACTTAATGAGTCAGTTTACAGTTATGCCAATTCAAATTTTTAACTGGACAGGGCGACCGCAGGAAGAATTCCAATTTGTTGCAGCAGCTGGAATTATTGTCTTGTTAGCGATGCTATTAATCATGAATTCAATTGCTGTTTTAATTCGAAATAAATTTCAGAAGCGTTATTAA
- the pstB gene encoding phosphate ABC transporter ATP-binding protein PstB has product MSVAVQPKIIQKNNEDKIVKVDKKKVYEVNQLNLWYGKEQALKQIQLDFFENDVTAIIGPSGCGKSTFIKTLNRMVEMVQGVKTSGSIIYQGRDIFDPKFHVEELRTKVGMVFQKPNPFPKSIYENIVYGPRIHGIKNKKILDQVVEKSLRGAALWDEVKDRLHENAYSLSGGQQQRLCIARCLAVEPQVILMDEPTSALDPKSTLKVEELMEELKKQYSIIIVTHNMQQAARISDKTSFFLNGEVVEYDQTDRIFSNPKDKRTEDYITGRFG; this is encoded by the coding sequence ATGAGTGTTGCAGTTCAACCTAAAATAATTCAAAAAAATAATGAAGATAAAATTGTAAAAGTAGATAAAAAGAAAGTATATGAAGTAAATCAATTAAACTTATGGTACGGGAAAGAACAAGCATTAAAGCAAATTCAACTAGACTTCTTTGAAAATGATGTCACTGCAATTATTGGCCCTTCTGGTTGTGGGAAATCAACATTCATTAAAACTTTAAACCGCATGGTTGAAATGGTCCAAGGGGTAAAGACGTCTGGGAGTATTATCTATCAAGGAAGAGATATTTTTGATCCGAAGTTTCATGTTGAAGAACTAAGAACAAAAGTTGGAATGGTTTTTCAAAAGCCAAACCCATTCCCAAAATCAATTTATGAAAATATTGTTTATGGACCAAGAATTCACGGCATTAAAAACAAAAAGATCCTAGACCAAGTGGTAGAAAAAAGTTTACGTGGCGCTGCGCTTTGGGATGAAGTAAAAGATAGACTCCATGAAAATGCTTATAGTCTTTCAGGTGGCCAACAACAACGTTTATGTATTGCCCGTTGTCTGGCAGTGGAACCACAGGTTATCTTAATGGATGAGCCTACTAGTGCACTTGATCCGAAATCTACACTGAAAGTAGAAGAGTTAATGGAAGAGTTAAAAAAACAGTACTCTATTATTATTGTTACTCACAATATGCAACAAGCTGCGAGAATATCAGATAAAACAAGTTTCTTCCTAAATGGAGAGGTTGTTGAGTATGACCAAACAGATCGCATTTTTTCCAATCCAAAAGACAAGCGTACAGAAGACTATATCACAGGAAGATTTGGATAA